From Abyssibius alkaniclasticus:
CAGCTTGCCGCCGCAATGGACCGGCTCACCGCCCTGCTGCACGCCCAGGGTGCCGCCGCGCCCGGCCCGCGCGATCTGCACCTGACCGCAACCATAGGTGCAGGCACCGCCACACCCGATTTTCTGGAAGATATCGCCCGCGCCGGCCCGTTCGGTGCTGCCGCCCCGGCCCCGCGCTTTGCCATTGCCGCAGCCCGCATCAGCTTTGCCAAACGCGCGGGCGAAACCCATTTGCGCCTGACCCTGACCGACGGTCACGCCAAGCTCGACGCCATCGCCTTTGGCGCCTTCACCACCCCGCTTGGTGCCGCGCTCCAAGCGCATGGCGGCGCACCGTTCCATTTTGCCGGGCGGCTGGAAATCGACGATTGGGGCGGGCGGCGGCGCGCGAAACTGCAACTTGAGGACGCCGCCCCGGCGCATTAGCCGCCCCCCGGCCCCTGGCCGAAAATTTTCGCCACAATCTCGAAAAAGCCTCTTGCATCGCGTGGCGCGGGTCAGTAAATACCCCTCACCAGAGCCGGATGCGCCCTTCGTCTATCGGTTAGGACTCCAGATTTTCATTCTGGCAAGAGGGGTTCGATTCCCCTAGGGCGTACCAGCTCTGGTTAACACTCCTCTAATATTTCAGCTGATTTTCTGCGCGCAAAATATGCGCGTTTTGACACGCTAAACGCACAAAAGGGCCGCTAAACGGCCCTTGAAAGTGGCTTGACTCTGCCGTTTTGCACGAAAATGCGGTTACATTGTAACTTTAAGCGCCCGAAACGCGGTTACAATGTAACTTCTAGCCTACATGCCAAGCGCTTCACGATAAAGCTGCAACACGGCCTCTTCCTCGGAAATTTCGGCAGGGTCTTTCTTGCGCAGCGAGACGATCTTGCGCAGCACCTTGGTGTCATAGCCCCGGCCCTTTGCCTCGGCCATCACCTCTTTCTGCTGGTCGGCAAGGTCTTTCTTTTCCACCTCAAGCCGTTCAAAACGCTCGACAAAAGCGCGAAGCTCCGTGGCGGTAATGCGATATTGGCTGGGGTTGGAATTGTCGTCGTCGGTCACGTCCATTATGCTTTTCCGCCTTGATTGGTTGGTTCGGCGCGACCCTAGCGAGGGCGGCGAAAATCGGCAAGCCCTGCTTGCGCTCTGGCCCCGCTTGCTCTAGCTAACCCCCAAGAAAACAAGGACATATGACCATGCAAATTCTTATCTGGGCGGGGGCCGGGCTGGCCGGTTTGGGGCTGATCGGGGTGCTGATCAGCCTGCTGATGGCCTATCGGCTGAAATCCTCACCGCTGAGTGCAGCGGAAAACGCGCCGCGATTCCGGACCGTCTACCTGATCAACGCGCTGGCAATGGGCGTGTTTTTTCTGGGCTTCATGGTGTCGATGCTTGGGATTTTTCTTTAAGTTTCAATCTCTTGCAACGTATTGGCCAGCAGTGCCAATGCGCGTGGCGACGAAAAACGATGATCCGCGCCTTTCACCAGGACCAGCCGGATATCTTGGCCCTGCAAATGATCAAACAGGGTCTGCGCCACGCTTGGCGGCACATCGACATCGGCAGAACCCTGCAACAGGCGCACCGGCACATTCAGGTGC
This genomic window contains:
- a CDS encoding DUF2312 domain-containing protein, whose protein sequence is MDVTDDDNSNPSQYRITATELRAFVERFERLEVEKKDLADQQKEVMAEAKGRGYDTKVLRKIVSLRKKDPAEISEEEAVLQLYREALGM